From the Gordonia bronchialis DSM 43247 genome, one window contains:
- a CDS encoding hydroxypyruvate isomerase family protein has translation MDRARLTVNCSIFFPDLPLLDRPRAAADAGFRGVEFWWPFDTAVPSDHDVERFITAIDDAEVRLTHLNLAAGDLTAGHRGLLSHPDTSAEFRDSVEVAMGIGRRLGTVGFNALYGNRLYGLDPDSQDDLATENLAISAAAASTIGADILIEPLSGIPAYPLTLAADAIAVCNRVTQEHGVDNVKMLADLYHLAVNGDDLDAVINRHADRIGHVQIADAPGRGEPGTGSLDIARYVSALRVRGYDRWISLEYVPTRPDTFDWVTDFPA, from the coding sequence GTGGACCGCGCCCGCCTCACCGTCAACTGCTCCATCTTCTTCCCCGATCTCCCCCTCCTCGACCGCCCCCGAGCCGCAGCCGACGCCGGCTTCCGCGGCGTCGAGTTCTGGTGGCCGTTCGACACCGCGGTCCCCTCCGACCACGACGTCGAGCGCTTCATCACCGCAATCGACGACGCCGAAGTGCGCCTCACACATCTCAACCTCGCGGCCGGTGACCTCACCGCCGGCCACCGTGGTCTGCTCTCCCACCCGGACACGTCCGCGGAGTTCCGCGACAGCGTCGAGGTGGCCATGGGCATCGGCCGACGCCTCGGAACCGTCGGGTTCAACGCGCTGTACGGCAATCGCCTCTACGGGCTCGACCCGGACTCACAGGACGACCTCGCCACCGAGAACCTGGCCATTTCAGCTGCGGCGGCGTCGACGATCGGCGCCGATATCCTCATCGAACCGCTCAGCGGCATTCCCGCCTATCCGCTAACCCTCGCTGCCGACGCGATCGCCGTCTGCAACCGCGTCACGCAAGAGCACGGCGTCGACAATGTGAAGATGCTCGCCGACCTCTACCACCTCGCCGTCAACGGCGACGACCTCGACGCCGTAATCAACAGGCATGCCGACCGGATCGGGCACGTGCAGATCGCCGACGCCCCCGGACGCGGCGAACCGGGCACCGGCAGCCTCGACATCGCACGATATGTGTCGGCGCTGAGGGTTCGCGGATACGACAGGTGGATCAGTCTGGAGTACGTACCGACCCGGCCTGACACCTTCGACTGGGTAACCGACTTTCCGGCATGA
- a CDS encoding YoaK family protein, whose protein sequence is MHASGERTSPDERRRTGVRVLSRFHAAPAERLHAVLMIALTFTTGINDAVGYLGLDKVFTGNMTGNVVILGMGVAGGDGLPVLGPALALAGFMAGAGVAGLVLRPATRGWSARTTVLLACVAAVMVASAAILFTVGDSPTRGWMITVTTSAATAMGVQAATARVVAVKDVSTVVVTSTITGLAADVFGPGPGLGRDAARRFAAIAAILVGAAVGVLLMNVHLGVGLLVAGVIIAVVTVVGALHRPSCQTPSLQ, encoded by the coding sequence ATGCACGCATCTGGCGAGCGGACTTCGCCCGATGAACGGCGACGCACCGGAGTTCGGGTGCTGAGCCGGTTTCACGCCGCCCCGGCGGAGCGCCTACACGCGGTGTTGATGATCGCCCTCACCTTCACCACCGGGATCAACGACGCCGTCGGCTATCTGGGCCTCGACAAGGTCTTCACCGGGAACATGACCGGCAACGTGGTGATCCTGGGTATGGGTGTGGCCGGCGGAGATGGGCTACCGGTTCTGGGGCCGGCGCTGGCGCTGGCCGGTTTCATGGCCGGCGCGGGGGTCGCGGGACTGGTCCTTCGCCCTGCCACCCGAGGCTGGTCGGCGCGCACCACCGTGTTGCTGGCGTGTGTGGCCGCAGTGATGGTCGCGTCGGCCGCCATTCTCTTCACCGTCGGTGATTCGCCGACGAGGGGGTGGATGATCACGGTCACCACATCGGCCGCCACCGCAATGGGAGTCCAGGCCGCCACCGCGCGAGTGGTCGCGGTCAAGGACGTGTCCACGGTCGTCGTCACCTCCACCATCACGGGCCTTGCGGCAGACGTGTTCGGGCCCGGGCCCGGCCTCGGGCGCGACGCCGCGCGGCGCTTCGCAGCGATCGCGGCCATCCTGGTGGGTGCTGCGGTGGGCGTGCTGCTCATGAACGTTCACCTCGGCGTGGGCCTACTGGTCGCCGGGGTGATCATCGCGGTCGTCACTGTCGTCGGAGCCCTGCATCGACCTTCTTGTCAGACCCCATCCCTACAGTAG
- a CDS encoding nuclease-related domain-containing DEAD/DEAH box helicase codes for MPHLIPDPPRFASPAEQQVWARLRDQLLDDDLLIAGQRVTDHDKEHEVDLVVAIDGAGIACLEVKGGEVWHDGDSWLQARAGQPPKRIDPVEQARAACYALREYVESDPAWTQGRLRWDHLVVLPHSAVPADFALPDCPRWKIIDRTQLDALMPLIRNVLLQQTNSLPMLDPTGIDQLQTALSGRGLPQRDVVARALENDATAEIITEQQAVILSAISKLSRVEIRGGAGSGKTFLALEQARRLSRAGQRVALICYSHGLASYFTRITSHWSRREQPAYIGEFHDLGITWGASAGPDESVRTQEAAEFWEHTLPHQMVELAEALPPGHRFDAIVIDEAQDFADDWWLPLLACLRDPGTSGIYLFSDEYQRVFDRQGSPPVPLVPLILDHNLRNTRQIATTFSPLVGQRMQLRGGDGPDVQFVACNADDALDAADDQIDPLLDEGWRPEDIALLTTGSRHPEQVDRQALGTAAYWDTFWDAEQVFYGHVLGFKGLERRVVVLALNESKPRERSRERLYVGLSRARDQLVVCGDPEFVREVGGPDVARRLGI; via the coding sequence GTGCCCCACCTGATCCCCGACCCACCCCGCTTCGCCTCGCCCGCCGAGCAGCAGGTCTGGGCTCGGCTACGCGACCAACTCCTCGACGACGACCTCCTCATCGCCGGTCAACGCGTCACCGACCACGACAAGGAGCACGAGGTCGATCTCGTCGTCGCCATCGACGGCGCCGGCATCGCCTGCCTCGAGGTTAAGGGCGGCGAGGTGTGGCACGACGGCGACTCGTGGCTGCAGGCACGGGCCGGTCAGCCACCCAAGCGCATCGACCCCGTCGAGCAGGCACGCGCCGCATGTTACGCGCTGCGGGAGTACGTTGAGTCCGACCCGGCCTGGACGCAGGGACGGCTGCGGTGGGACCACCTTGTCGTGCTGCCGCATTCGGCGGTGCCCGCGGACTTCGCGCTCCCCGATTGCCCGCGCTGGAAGATCATCGACCGCACCCAGCTCGACGCGCTGATGCCGTTGATCCGCAATGTGCTTCTGCAGCAGACCAATAGCCTGCCCATGCTCGATCCGACCGGCATCGACCAACTGCAGACCGCGCTGAGTGGGCGTGGTCTGCCGCAGCGTGACGTCGTTGCGCGAGCCCTCGAGAATGACGCCACCGCCGAGATCATCACCGAGCAGCAAGCCGTCATCCTTAGTGCGATCAGCAAACTCTCGCGGGTGGAGATCCGCGGCGGCGCCGGCAGCGGCAAGACCTTCCTCGCTCTCGAACAGGCCAGACGACTCTCCCGCGCCGGGCAGCGCGTCGCACTCATCTGCTACTCACACGGCCTCGCGTCGTACTTCACGCGCATCACGTCGCACTGGTCACGCCGCGAGCAACCCGCCTACATCGGCGAGTTCCACGACCTCGGCATCACCTGGGGTGCCTCGGCCGGCCCCGACGAATCGGTACGCACCCAGGAGGCCGCCGAGTTCTGGGAGCACACGTTGCCGCACCAGATGGTCGAGCTTGCCGAAGCACTCCCGCCCGGTCACCGGTTCGACGCGATCGTCATCGACGAGGCGCAGGACTTCGCCGACGACTGGTGGCTACCGCTCCTCGCCTGCCTGCGTGACCCGGGCACCAGTGGCATCTACCTGTTCAGCGACGAATACCAGCGGGTGTTCGACCGGCAGGGGTCGCCACCGGTCCCGCTGGTGCCGCTCATCCTCGACCACAATCTGCGCAACACCCGCCAGATCGCGACCACGTTCAGTCCCCTTGTCGGACAACGTATGCAGCTTCGGGGCGGTGACGGGCCCGACGTGCAGTTCGTCGCCTGCAACGCCGACGACGCTCTCGACGCCGCCGACGACCAGATCGACCCGCTCCTCGACGAGGGGTGGCGGCCCGAGGACATCGCCCTGCTGACGACGGGCAGCCGCCATCCCGAACAGGTCGACCGCCAAGCGCTGGGCACAGCCGCCTACTGGGACACCTTCTGGGATGCCGAGCAGGTGTTCTACGGCCACGTGCTCGGCTTCAAGGGACTCGAACGGCGCGTCGTCGTACTGGCCTTGAACGAGTCGAAGCCACGTGAACGATCCCGCGAACGTCTCTACGTCGGACTGTCCCGCGCCCGCGATCAACTTGTGGTGTGCGGGGATCCGGAGTTCGTCCGGGAGGTCGGCGGACCAGATGTGGCGCGCCGGTTGGGGATCTGA
- a CDS encoding long-chain fatty acid--CoA ligase: MLSTMQDLPLSVAQILRHGSTFHGTAEVVTWVGGGSRRRSYAEVGRRSAQLAHALRGLGIDGDQRVGTFMWNNAEHMEAYLAVPAMGAVLHTLNIRLFPEQLVFVANHGEDQIIIVDPTLLPLLNPQLPQLRTVKHVIVNGDSTDGVEAPDGVTVHAYETLLADQPTTFDWPEVDERSAAAMCYTSGTTGDPKGVAYSHRSIYLHSMQICSTEGPALRQGDRALAVVPQFHAMSWGLPYAAFMIGASLIMPDRFLQPEPLAELISAEQPTFAAAVPTIWQGLHQYLEAHPQDISCMHDVLIGGSAVPPSLMHAFQDDHDIQVLQGWGMTETSPLGSVSRAPADTEGEERWRYRYTQGRFPASVQARLVDDLGDVVPNDGTSIGELEVSGPWITGAYYGVDAPEKFHDGWLRTGDVGSITPDGYLTLTDRTKDIIKSGGEWISSVDLENAVMGHPDVIEAAVIGIPDAKWDERPLVAVVLREGSDTTPETLREFLSDKVAHWQLPENWTVINEVPKTSVGKFDKKRLRSQYHDGGLSVTQF; the protein is encoded by the coding sequence ATGCTCAGCACCATGCAAGACCTTCCCCTGTCCGTCGCGCAGATCCTGCGCCACGGCAGCACCTTCCACGGCACCGCCGAGGTCGTGACCTGGGTCGGCGGCGGGTCGAGACGTCGGAGCTACGCCGAGGTCGGGCGTCGCAGCGCACAACTGGCGCACGCGTTGCGCGGTCTGGGCATCGACGGCGATCAGCGGGTGGGCACGTTCATGTGGAACAACGCCGAACACATGGAGGCCTACCTGGCGGTGCCGGCGATGGGGGCGGTGCTGCACACCCTCAACATCCGGTTGTTCCCCGAGCAGCTGGTCTTTGTCGCCAATCACGGCGAGGACCAGATCATCATCGTCGACCCCACGCTGCTCCCGCTGCTCAACCCGCAGCTTCCGCAGCTGAGGACGGTGAAGCACGTGATCGTCAACGGCGACTCCACCGACGGCGTCGAGGCGCCCGACGGTGTGACCGTGCACGCCTATGAGACGCTGCTCGCCGATCAGCCGACCACCTTCGACTGGCCCGAGGTCGACGAACGGTCTGCCGCCGCGATGTGTTACACGTCGGGCACCACCGGAGATCCGAAAGGTGTTGCCTACTCCCATCGTTCGATCTATCTGCATTCCATGCAGATCTGCTCCACCGAGGGCCCGGCACTCCGGCAGGGTGACCGCGCGCTGGCCGTGGTCCCGCAGTTCCACGCCATGTCGTGGGGACTTCCGTACGCGGCGTTCATGATCGGCGCTTCGCTGATCATGCCCGACCGGTTCCTGCAGCCCGAACCGCTCGCCGAACTGATCTCCGCCGAGCAACCGACCTTCGCCGCCGCCGTTCCCACCATCTGGCAGGGCCTGCACCAATACCTCGAAGCCCATCCGCAGGACATCTCGTGCATGCACGACGTCCTCATCGGCGGGTCCGCGGTTCCGCCGTCCCTGATGCACGCTTTTCAAGACGACCACGACATCCAGGTGCTGCAGGGTTGGGGCATGACCGAGACCTCGCCCCTGGGATCGGTGTCGCGCGCACCGGCCGACACCGAGGGTGAGGAACGCTGGCGCTACCGCTACACCCAGGGCCGCTTCCCGGCGTCGGTGCAGGCCCGCCTCGTCGACGACCTCGGTGACGTGGTCCCCAACGACGGCACATCCATCGGCGAACTCGAGGTCAGCGGGCCGTGGATCACCGGCGCCTACTACGGCGTCGACGCCCCGGAGAAGTTCCACGACGGCTGGCTGCGCACCGGCGACGTCGGGTCCATCACCCCCGACGGCTACCTCACCCTCACCGACCGCACCAAGGACATCATCAAGTCCGGCGGCGAGTGGATTTCCTCGGTGGACCTCGAGAACGCCGTCATGGGCCACCCCGACGTCATCGAAGCCGCCGTCATCGGCATCCCCGACGCCAAGTGGGATGAACGCCCGCTGGTGGCCGTCGTCCTGCGCGAAGGGTCCGACACCACCCCGGAAACCCTGCGAGAGTTCTTGTCCGACAAGGTCGCCCACTGGCAGCTACCGGAGAACTGGACGGTCATCAACGAGGTTCCCAAGACCAGCGTCGGCAAGTTCGACAAGAAGCGGTTGCGTTCGCAGTATCACGATGGCGGGTTGTCGGTGACGCAGTTCTGA
- a CDS encoding RNA-binding domain-containing protein — MSTSMDTAALIAGGETFTTEFKRSDIGDKDLTKAVACLANGDGGVLLIGVDDDGTVVGAKPRHGTVTSPERVAAYIQASTEPALAVDVSTEIVAGHEVIRIDIPRANPGPVGTKLGVFTKRVIKSTGEPECAPMTAHEIVSMGMVTRGQDFAAATARGATFDDLDSNEFERFRQLCRAAGDDLGELSDHDIISALGLLPIHDPVSIGAVLLFGTKSAMQHWVPNAEFIFQDLRESGPSANVTIVAPLLAAAEQLRTLIDTRNTVTELMAGIHRVEVPLIPSLTRREAVANTLVHRDYTAVGPTRVQITESEFVVSNPGGFPPGVTIANLLDQSRPRSPVLAAAFKRAGLVERKGKGVNDMFEQQLRAGRAVPDYSHSTTDSVVVTVPLGNADLDLVRFLLTWENESQNPLRLNELRVVHEVKSSGSATSSEVAEELHLIPATAKTILGRLVEYGILEARGVGRSRKYHLTARFYDLAQDRNAYVRVKGADPLQQQRMIMDYVHAYGSITRSQAAQLCQTDPHQARAILKRLVEDGRLRLVGERRAAKYMSPE, encoded by the coding sequence ATGAGTACCTCGATGGACACGGCGGCGCTGATAGCGGGGGGTGAGACCTTCACGACCGAGTTCAAACGGTCAGACATCGGCGACAAGGATCTGACCAAGGCAGTTGCGTGTCTGGCGAACGGCGACGGCGGTGTCCTCCTGATCGGTGTCGACGACGACGGTACTGTCGTCGGCGCAAAGCCTCGTCACGGCACTGTGACCAGTCCCGAGCGGGTCGCCGCCTACATACAGGCGAGCACCGAGCCCGCGCTCGCGGTCGATGTCTCCACGGAGATCGTGGCCGGCCACGAAGTCATTCGCATCGACATCCCGCGCGCAAATCCCGGGCCTGTGGGCACCAAGCTCGGAGTTTTCACCAAGCGTGTCATCAAGTCCACAGGGGAGCCCGAGTGCGCCCCGATGACGGCCCACGAGATCGTCAGCATGGGAATGGTCACCCGAGGTCAAGACTTCGCTGCGGCAACGGCCCGTGGCGCAACGTTCGATGATCTCGACTCCAACGAGTTCGAGAGATTTCGTCAGCTGTGTCGAGCAGCGGGCGACGACCTCGGCGAACTGTCCGATCACGACATCATCAGCGCATTAGGGCTGCTTCCCATACACGATCCGGTCAGCATCGGCGCAGTGCTGCTGTTCGGCACGAAGTCAGCGATGCAGCACTGGGTTCCCAATGCAGAGTTCATCTTCCAAGATCTGCGAGAGAGCGGCCCATCCGCGAACGTCACCATCGTCGCACCGCTGCTGGCCGCCGCAGAGCAGCTACGCACCCTCATCGACACCCGCAACACCGTCACGGAGTTGATGGCAGGCATCCACCGTGTCGAGGTACCACTCATACCGTCACTGACACGACGTGAGGCCGTGGCAAACACTCTGGTGCATCGCGACTACACAGCGGTAGGACCCACACGCGTGCAGATCACCGAGAGTGAATTCGTGGTATCAAACCCCGGAGGGTTTCCACCAGGTGTCACAATCGCCAACCTGCTCGACCAGTCTCGTCCACGAAGTCCCGTTCTGGCCGCAGCATTCAAGCGCGCCGGGCTTGTCGAACGAAAAGGCAAGGGCGTCAACGACATGTTCGAGCAGCAACTCAGAGCAGGTCGCGCAGTACCCGACTATTCGCACAGCACAACCGATTCAGTTGTGGTGACGGTCCCGCTGGGCAACGCTGACCTCGACCTGGTGCGGTTTCTGCTCACCTGGGAGAACGAGAGCCAGAACCCGCTACGGCTGAACGAGTTGCGCGTCGTCCATGAAGTGAAGTCATCAGGATCCGCGACCAGCAGCGAGGTTGCCGAGGAGTTACACCTCATTCCAGCGACGGCCAAGACGATTCTCGGTCGACTCGTCGAGTACGGAATCCTGGAAGCTCGTGGGGTCGGTCGGAGTCGCAAGTACCACCTGACCGCGCGCTTCTACGACCTTGCCCAGGACCGTAACGCCTACGTGCGCGTCAAGGGAGCAGATCCCCTCCAACAGCAACGCATGATCATGGATTATGTCCATGCCTATGGATCAATCACACGAAGTCAAGCCGCGCAGCTGTGTCAGACCGATCCACATCAGGCGCGCGCCATACTCAAACGACTCGTCGAGGATGGTCGTTTGCGGCTCGTGGGTGAGCGACGAGCTGCCAAGTATATGTCTCCAGAGTAG
- a CDS encoding uracil-DNA glycosylase, with protein sequence MIDPIQLATNMGNINGRNADPRVVADKMSRIRSPHVQPINDLADRIALTEGFGKGEVPYVDPDTGGIDARMLVLLDNPSTKAESGSGSGLLSLDNDDRTARNCREAYQRHGVQISDVVHWNVVPFPVAGVKNGGSTPAERVRGVRWTREIVAMLPRLEIVLLLGAAARDGWQRGDITRDGLYVPAGNIPHCSMRGLNTAGGRDRFENAIADVAARLRSQ encoded by the coding sequence ATGATTGATCCCATCCAGCTAGCCACCAACATGGGCAATATCAACGGCCGCAACGCCGATCCCCGCGTCGTCGCCGACAAGATGAGCCGGATTCGGTCGCCCCACGTGCAGCCGATCAACGATCTCGCCGACCGGATCGCACTCACGGAGGGGTTCGGGAAGGGCGAGGTACCGTACGTCGATCCCGACACGGGTGGTATCGACGCGAGAATGTTGGTGCTGTTAGACAATCCGTCGACCAAAGCCGAATCGGGTTCGGGGTCAGGATTGTTGAGTCTCGACAATGACGACCGCACCGCACGTAACTGTCGTGAGGCGTACCAGCGACACGGAGTGCAGATCTCGGATGTGGTGCACTGGAACGTCGTTCCGTTCCCGGTCGCCGGTGTGAAGAACGGTGGCTCGACGCCCGCCGAGCGGGTGCGCGGCGTGCGCTGGACACGTGAGATCGTTGCCATGCTGCCGCGACTGGAGATCGTTCTTCTGCTCGGCGCGGCCGCCCGCGACGGGTGGCAACGCGGGGACATCACTCGGGACGGGCTCTACGTGCCTGCGGGCAACATTCCGCACTGCTCGATGCGTGGGCTCAACACCGCCGGCGGTCGAGACCGCTTCGAGAATGCTATCGCCGACGTGGCTGCTCGGCTCCGGTCGCAGTGA
- a CDS encoding DUF3558 family protein, translating into MLVVGALASTTAVTACSVSGTAVGVRSSVVQSQMPAPDPIRQVDDGGRRLPFATTFPHRWSRNNDGTTYEPCTALSPAALQSLHLDPATAKDAAVADGQTARGCSWRYQGQRYSRVAQHVGNMNGGVTGISDYKLRNDDFTWFPDLNIGGRRVGLFSLGGDACDTIVESGRAFVFTDVALGRLDDDVTENCNRAIAFTRATIDLMPR; encoded by the coding sequence ATGTTGGTAGTAGGTGCACTCGCCTCGACAACGGCCGTCACTGCTTGCAGTGTGTCAGGCACCGCCGTTGGAGTGAGATCGTCTGTCGTTCAGTCGCAAATGCCTGCACCGGATCCGATAAGGCAAGTCGACGATGGGGGTCGTCGGTTGCCATTCGCTACGACGTTCCCGCATCGGTGGAGTAGGAACAATGACGGAACGACGTACGAACCCTGCACTGCGCTGTCCCCGGCAGCTCTTCAGTCACTCCATCTAGATCCGGCGACGGCGAAGGATGCCGCTGTGGCGGATGGACAAACAGCGCGAGGGTGTAGTTGGCGCTATCAAGGTCAAAGGTATTCTCGGGTTGCCCAACACGTTGGAAACATGAATGGTGGCGTCACCGGGATCTCCGACTACAAACTCCGAAACGACGACTTCACCTGGTTCCCCGACCTCAACATTGGTGGGCGCCGAGTCGGGCTCTTCTCCTTGGGTGGCGACGCGTGTGACACGATCGTTGAATCTGGTCGCGCCTTCGTTTTCACCGACGTGGCCCTCGGGCGACTCGATGATGACGTCACCGAGAACTGCAACCGTGCCATCGCGTTCACGCGTGCAACGATCGATCTGATGCCGCGCTAG
- a CDS encoding plasmid pRiA4b ORF-3 family protein: MCVLDYHLHRFSLGGGPFEFTSELFLCPFDVAEGEDEGSPAEAVRLDETMHDPGDTLHYVYDYGDDCRLTLRLEEITPLTNDAPPVRCVDAERAAPPEDCGHLVDAADLARVLDDPAHFDIDAVTAALDDPDPVSPGELAVGLRPYLWFLTEAGDDGSR; this comes from the coding sequence GTGTGCGTGCTCGACTATCACCTGCACCGGTTCTCGCTCGGAGGCGGACCGTTCGAGTTCACCAGCGAACTGTTCCTGTGTCCGTTCGACGTCGCCGAAGGCGAGGACGAGGGCAGCCCGGCCGAGGCGGTACGCCTCGACGAGACGATGCACGATCCCGGCGACACCCTGCACTACGTATACGACTACGGGGACGACTGCCGCCTCACCCTGCGCCTCGAGGAAATCACCCCGCTAACCAACGACGCTCCGCCCGTGCGCTGCGTCGACGCCGAGCGTGCGGCACCACCGGAGGACTGCGGGCACCTCGTCGACGCCGCCGACCTCGCCCGGGTACTCGACGACCCGGCCCACTTCGACATCGACGCGGTCACCGCCGCGCTCGACGATCCCGACCCGGTGTCCCCCGGGGAACTCGCTGTCGGCCTGCGACCATATCTCTGGTTCCTGACCGAGGCGGGCGACGATGGTTCCCGCTGA
- a CDS encoding TY-Chap domain-containing protein has translation MTINNFDDAIDESWREFVNDLAMRLGDLTYGGFNFLELGASLPDKGFRVFVRFEASKSRGVRCSIPSDLVRTLRTVGTPAELAQEITDRHRRFSEMGWRYLTRKHEWVIDAGRKRHRLVVAQVVELLRDLWNIPHPTFLTLRDPRGSVTPFEIPPQPDVEQRRHLSAVPDLSIPPAGPQAEPDPTTLAIRVSDCCHLAELVLSWLSATTQRELTMADHGMIDLPLTDALPTSVFVPQAERRVVFTATVCHRLSDSSALATVVKTYSHLFRGITYIVSSDHVYAQLSVDCLVFHPDNMEAALARWRYFVNEIGEAVVRVLNPGGPGAHECAHSTMPVGMQTLLDIFARGELSPERAAHLANRKADRLRGYRTFCETMVLDWAGKHRQALAQHAPAEEIDLCAEMTADLRRFADLLDNAISLVTRPQ, from the coding sequence ATGACCATCAACAACTTCGACGACGCCATCGACGAGTCGTGGCGGGAGTTCGTCAACGATCTCGCCATGCGACTCGGCGACCTGACCTACGGCGGGTTCAACTTCCTCGAACTCGGGGCGTCACTCCCGGACAAGGGTTTTCGTGTTTTCGTGCGGTTCGAGGCCAGTAAGTCCCGAGGGGTCCGGTGCTCCATCCCCAGCGATCTCGTCCGCACCCTCCGCACCGTCGGCACGCCGGCCGAGTTGGCACAGGAGATCACGGATCGGCACCGACGGTTCAGCGAGATGGGCTGGCGGTACCTGACCCGCAAACACGAGTGGGTCATCGACGCCGGACGCAAACGGCACCGGTTGGTGGTGGCGCAGGTCGTCGAACTGCTGCGTGACCTGTGGAACATTCCGCATCCCACGTTCCTCACGCTGCGTGACCCGAGGGGTTCGGTCACGCCGTTCGAGATCCCGCCGCAGCCAGACGTGGAGCAGCGGCGCCACCTGTCAGCGGTCCCCGACCTCTCGATACCTCCCGCGGGACCCCAGGCGGAGCCGGATCCGACGACCCTCGCGATCCGCGTCTCCGATTGTTGTCACCTCGCGGAGCTGGTGCTCTCCTGGCTGTCTGCGACGACGCAGCGCGAACTGACGATGGCCGACCACGGGATGATCGACCTACCGCTGACCGACGCCCTGCCCACAAGCGTATTCGTGCCGCAGGCCGAGCGTCGGGTCGTGTTCACCGCCACCGTCTGCCACCGACTCAGCGACTCGTCCGCACTGGCCACCGTGGTCAAGACCTACTCGCATCTCTTCCGCGGAATCACCTACATCGTCTCGAGTGATCACGTGTACGCCCAGCTCAGCGTCGACTGTCTTGTCTTTCATCCCGACAATATGGAAGCCGCACTTGCCCGTTGGCGGTATTTCGTCAACGAGATCGGAGAGGCCGTGGTGAGGGTGCTCAACCCGGGGGGACCGGGCGCCCACGAGTGCGCACACAGCACCATGCCCGTCGGGATGCAGACGCTCCTGGACATCTTTGCTCGCGGCGAGCTCTCGCCGGAAAGGGCCGCACACCTGGCGAATCGCAAAGCAGACCGTCTGCGCGGGTATCGCACCTTCTGCGAGACGATGGTGCTCGACTGGGCCGGCAAACACCGTCAAGCCCTCGCACAGCATGCACCTGCCGAAGAGATTGACCTGTGCGCCGAGATGACGGCCGATCTGCGTAGATTCGCCGACCTGCTCGACAACGCCATCTCGTTGGTGACACGTCCCCAGTGA
- a CDS encoding Hsp70 family protein, translating into MSIVVGLHLQSDRVHATICRDHPNTGSAPRVEPFRTFPAALRWRSQASPALADHRVDGVYRRFVDRLGDPRAMSVPGGPDRLADQLTAALLTEIVRTIERSLGQHVDRVLIAHPAYWTVPQVHLMYYSLVDTGIDRHRALLLVPDTDAALEWIDHTAGLADAHEVTICDLREDSAVIGYARRPHSGHLTTTTAHRFPGLGLHHFDDLLQHRVLAKAQRAGHPVPHHPALLAQVRAHCAEVRTTLRGTATRMIVDTPSAGGLEHHGIVLTLDDLYALARPQAAGTVRAMARHADPDHVVLIGAAPTFPLLPDTVAARFGCPVVMPDDPELVCARGAALIAAMSLRSGVLSQ; encoded by the coding sequence ATGAGCATCGTCGTCGGGCTTCATCTTCAATCCGATCGAGTGCACGCGACGATCTGTCGCGACCACCCGAACACCGGCAGCGCGCCCCGCGTCGAGCCGTTCCGCACCTTCCCGGCGGCGCTGCGATGGCGCTCCCAGGCCTCCCCCGCCTTGGCTGACCACCGTGTTGACGGGGTGTACCGGCGCTTCGTCGACCGGCTCGGGGACCCGCGCGCGATGTCGGTGCCCGGCGGACCCGACCGGCTTGCCGATCAGCTCACCGCAGCACTGCTGACCGAGATCGTGCGGACCATCGAACGATCTCTCGGCCAGCACGTCGACCGTGTCCTCATCGCGCACCCCGCGTACTGGACCGTGCCGCAGGTACACCTGATGTACTACAGCCTCGTCGACACCGGCATCGACCGTCATCGCGCGCTGCTGCTGGTCCCCGACACCGACGCCGCGCTCGAATGGATCGACCACACCGCCGGCCTCGCCGATGCCCACGAGGTGACCATCTGTGACCTCCGGGAGGACAGTGCCGTCATCGGGTATGCGCGACGGCCCCATTCGGGACATCTCACCACCACCACGGCCCACCGGTTCCCCGGTCTCGGATTACACCACTTCGACGACCTGCTGCAGCATCGCGTCCTGGCCAAAGCGCAGCGCGCGGGTCATCCGGTCCCGCATCATCCGGCGCTGCTCGCACAGGTACGCGCCCATTGCGCCGAGGTGCGAACCACGTTGCGCGGCACCGCCACCCGGATGATCGTCGACACCCCGTCCGCCGGAGGCCTCGAACATCACGGCATCGTGCTGACCCTCGACGACCTGTATGCCCTCGCCCGGCCACAGGCGGCCGGGACGGTGCGGGCGATGGCCCGCCACGCCGACCCCGACCATGTGGTGCTCATCGGCGCGGCCCCCACCTTTCCGTTGCTGCCCGACACCGTCGCAGCACGATTCGGGTGCCCCGTGGTCATGCCCGACGACCCCGAACTCGTGTGCGCGCGAGGGGCGGCGCTCATCGCGGCGATGTCGCTGCGGTCGGGTGTGTTGTCGCAGTAG